From the genome of Acropora palmata chromosome 4, jaAcrPala1.3, whole genome shotgun sequence, one region includes:
- the LOC141879784 gene encoding telomerase reverse transcriptase-like, which translates to MVYSVHNIISSLYSNWFYLQTYIYQARVGGIQLIQVGDPAEYSRLVKSTIVAVPHNQSTKPPFQPSHTQWFTLREIINRVIEHCCHSNKANVLVFGFERLSSNDKVGHGPVAGTLGIQNSYPNTIVSYLRTSKAWQLLHERIGDDLMIHLLQNLALFVKGASKCYFQVAGFPANRLTTLTGKDLTVKSRVLEKKKRAQSTNDGCSAAGKKKIQRGGKRVKRYKANLSSSIDNKKPSALLMGNAGDGSETMQTLDIINEESNQVESASNSANLGNVETCKRKAISSENEAQEEPSAKRSKMPQHDIEVSPCLYHVESDESAVKSSVDKCSFYPICDQDQGDESLIDGKVDRESPLLFPEDESVSSDLFSETSSMANWNNESMESLGENAQSIPLMENSRVTTCALQNNQDINVTCSAGESNNSLKRRLFVDGDEMKNKSCKPLKKKKPWQLLLKCLPQRREKKAVVPIKRHEQMQKVKSRTPKGKKVKTQKRKWKPVSARRIQGIQLHKIYLPHTSLFYATNLSQSFPKGHILETTPMSKSGARQLVHHIFVKGLCLSSTNCEKRRIRKEIGNVRNLTGTTGSQKQSGNHKGKQLPKRLKCIQGIFLNLLKLHKKCRYRTLLGHHCFYVLGWKKEQRIRYTKFLKRRKKNSCLATGTDAFCKEKVWQKCPSERVRSKVSSHSGHKKPTNVDTASFTYRRAVGRYTKQSQVMSFLKCVCNKVVPKDLWGSCQNKRTFFKNLVKFVQLHKGEKFSLGQMMTGIKISSFKWLKTEECTGKQISPSYSLMKEQLLAKFIWWLVTRYLIPLLKGFFYITESGVHRQRVFYYRKPVWAKIQQFGVNMFCREFFEPLKTKEAEGLLHRKSSLGFSPLRFLPKNSTVRPITNMKHCQTKKEPTNSQKPQSINQKLENLFEVLKFEKGRNPHNSLRTTLFGSDDLYQVLKPFAERVRKSSDGRQLFFVHVDVNHCYESIPHKKLLDIMEKVLDEEEYLIRRFSLLKMSGGKVHREFHKHASTADDCRSFPDFFRSLVEVKGLKQVIGVDFVWYQTEDRDKLMELLREHIFNNIVRIGNKYYRQIRGIAQGSILSTMLCGYFYNDMEKTHFAELTRDPDSLLLRWVDDFLLITPQKRLAVEFLNTMHAGIPEYGCHINHNKTLINFDAVAPNGKQVKRIEQNERFPWCGFLFDTVTLEVRCDISRYHGIQLRDTLSVPLDAHPGKALRRKLLCSVRPKCHPLLLDPGLNSRESILLTVYQSFLLTAKKFRAYAKEFPLGGQPKDNPSFFCKLFLDLARYFHATSSRKCRQLSSSKASFSLNEREVTWLCLHAFKTSLQKKPRYGEISHFLTTGLSRIGYPSKDLRKATDSAQHAVIKEIR; encoded by the exons ATGGTTTACTCCGTGCATAATATTATTTCCTCTCTGTATTCAAACTGGTTCTATCTGCAGACTTACATTTATCAAGCGCGAGTTGGTGGAATACAGCTCATTCAAGTCGGAGATCCAGCGGAGTACAGTCGACTTGTTAAGTCTACCATTGTTGCAGTTCCTCATAATCAGTCGACAAAGCCACCATTTCAGCCCAGTCATACTCAGTGGTTTACGTTAAGAGAGATCATCAACAGAGTTATCGAACATTGTTGTCATTCAAACAAAGCGAATGTTCTTGTGTTCGGTTTTGAGAGATTGAGCTCCAATGACAAAGTTGGACATGGACCAGTAGCTGGGACTCTTGGAATACAAAACAGTTACCCGAACACCATAGTTAGTTACTTGAGAACATCTAAAGCATGGCAGTTGCTTCATGAGCGCATTGGAGATGATCTAATGATTCATTTGCTTCAGAATCTAGCTCTCTTTGTCAAAGGGGCTTCAAAATGTTACTTTCAAGTTGCAGGTTTTCCAGCAAACCGTTTAACTACCTTAACTGGTAAAGATTTAACAGTGAAATCAAGAGtgcttgaaaagaaaaaaagagcacAGTCTACAAATGATGGATGCAGCGCagcaggaaaaaagaaaattcaaagggGAGGTAAACGAGTAAAAAGATATAAGGCAAATTTGTCAAGTTCAATTGATAACAAGAAACCATCAGCTTTGTTGATGGGCAATGCTGGTGATGGATCTGAAACAATGCAAACACTTGACATAATAAATGAAGAAAGCAATCAAGTTGAGTCAGCGTCAAATTCCGCTAATTTAGGCAACGTAGAAACTTGCAAGCGAAAAGCAATTAGCAGTGAGAATGAGGCACAAGAAGAACCAAGTGCTAAAAGGTCAAAGATGCCTCAACATGATATCGAGGTTTCCCCTTGTTTATATCATGTAGAAAGTGACGAAAGTGCTGTAAAATCTTCAGTGGATAAATGTAGTTTTTATCCCATTTGTGATCAGGATCAGGGAGATGAATCTCTGATTGACGGGAAAGTAGACAGAGAATCACCTTTGCTATTTCCTGAAGATGAATCTGTTTCATCTGATCTCTTCAGTGAGACAAGTAGCATGGCCAATTGGAACAATGAATCCATGGAATCTTTGGGAGAGAATGCGCAATCTATTCCTTTAATGGAGAATTCTAGAGTGACAACCTGTGCCCTTCAGAATAACCAAGACATAAATGTGACTTGTTCAGCTGGAGAAAGTAATAACAGTTTGAAAAGAAGGCTTTTTGTGGATGgagatgaaatgaaaaacaagtcATGCAAAcctttaaagaagaaaaagccgtGGCAGCTTCTTTTGAAGTGTCTTCCTcaaagaagggaaaaaaaggctGTAGTGCCCATCAAAAGACACGAACAAATGCAAAAAGTGAAAAGCCGAACTCCAAAGGGTAAGAAAGTCAAGactcagaaaagaaaatggaaaccagTATCAGCGAGAAGAATTCAGGGAATCCAACTCCACAAAATTTACTTGCCTCATACAAGCCTGTTTTATGCAACAAATCTCTCACAGTCCTTTCCAAAGGGACACATCCTGGAGACTACACCGATGAGTAAATCGGGAGCAAGGCAACTGGTCCATCATATTTTTGTGAAAGGATTATGTTTGTCCAGTACCAATTGTGAAAAGCGACGcataagaaaagaaattggaaatgTCAGGAATTTAACAGGAACTACAGGCAGCCAGAAGCAATCTGGAAACCATAAGGGGAAGCAACTGCCAAAGAGACTTAAATGCATTCAAGGGATCTTTCTTAATCTTTTGAAGCTGCACAAGAAGTGTCGCTATAGAACTTTGCTAGGGCATCACTGTTTCTATGTGTTAGGATGGAAAAAGGAGCAACGGATAAGGTATACAAAGTTTCTTAAGCGTAGAAAGAAGAACAGTTGTCTTGCAACAGGTACTGATGCTTTCTGTAAGGAGAAGGTTTGGCAGAAATGTCCCTCAGAAAGAGTACGGTCCAAGGTATCTTCACATTCAGGTCATAAGAAACCAACCAATGTTGATACTGCTAGTTTCACATATCGACGTGCTGTTGGTCGCTACACCAAGCAAAGCCAG GTTATGAGCTTCCTGAAGTGCGTGTGCAACAAAGTTGTCCCAAAAGATCTCTGGGGATCGTGTCAAAACAAGCGAACCTTCTTTAAGAATCTTGTCAAGTTTGTTCAACTTCACAAAGGGGAGAAGTTTTCCTTGGGTCAAATGATGACTGGAATTAAGATTTCAAGTTTCAAATGGCTGAAAACGGAGGAATGTACTGGCAAACAGATTTCGCCGTCGTATTCTCTGATGAAAGAGCAGCTTCTCGCTAAATTCATCTGGTGGCTTGTGACGCGGTACCTTATTCCCCTCCTGAAGGGCTTCTTTTACATTACAGAGAGTGGCGTTCATCGACAGAGGGTGTTTTACTACAGAAAACCAGTCTGGGCAAAGATCCAACAGTTTGGTGTGAACATGTTTTGCAGGGAGTTCTTTGAACCACTCAAAACCAAAGAGGCTGAAGGTCTTCTTCATCGCAAATCATCACTGGGTTTCTCTCCTCTCAG ATTTCTTCCAAAGAATTCGACCGTCCGTCCCATCACCAACATGAAACActgtcaaacaaagaaagaaccTACGAATTCTCAGAAACCGCAGTCCATCAACCAGAAGCTGGAAAATCTATTTGAAGttcttaaatttgaaaagggACGTAATCCACACAACAGCCTGCGAACAACCCTGTTTGGAAGCGATGATCTGTATCAAGTGCTGAAGCCATTTGCAGAGCGAGTTCGAAAATCATCAGACGGGAGACAGCTGTTCTTTGTTCATGTTGACGTGAATCATTGTTATGAGTCAATTCCTCATAAAAAGCTACTTGACATCATGGAGAAAGTCCTGGACGAGGAAGAATATTTAATTCGACGATTCTCTTTGCTTAAAATGTCAGGGGGCAAAGTGCACAG AGAATTTCATAAACACGCTAGCACGGCAGATGACTGTCGCTCATTTCCAGATTTCTTCCGGTCGCTTGTTGAAGTGAAAGGACTAAAGCAAGTAATAGGAGTTGATTTCGTGTGGTATCAAACTGAGGACAGAGACAAACTTATGGAATTACTCAGGGAACACATCTTTAACAACATAGTGAGAATTGGGAACAAATACTATCGGCAAATCAGAG GAATTGCCCAGGGATCCATCCTATCAACAATGCTTTGCGGCTATTTCTACAATGACATGGAAAAAACCCACTTTGCTGAGCTAACTCGTGATCCAGACTCGCTCCTTCTGCGATGGGTCGATGACTTTCTGCTCATCACACCACAGAAGAGATTAGCTGTTGAATTTCTGAACACCATGCATGCCGGAATACCAGAGTATGGCTGTCATATCAATCACAATAAAACGCTTATCAACTTTGACGCTGTCGCACCTAATGGCAAACAAGTGAAGCGCATCGAGCAAAATGAGAGATTTCCATGGTGTGGGTTTCTCTTTGATACTGTCACACTTGAAGTTCGCTGTGACATCTCTCGTTACCATG GGATTCAACTAAGGGACACATTATCAGTGCCCTTAGATGCGCATCCTGGGAAGGCCCTTCGTCGGAAGCTCCTGTGTTCAGTGCGCCCCAAGTGCCATCCTTTACTCTTGGATCCAGGTCTCAACTCACGCGAGAGCATCCTGTTAACTGTGTATCAATCGTTCTTGTTGACGGCCAAGAAGTTTCGCGCTTACGCCAAAGAATTTCCACTGG GTGGTCAACCGAAGGACAacccttctttcttttgtaagCTATTTCTTGATCTGGCGCGCTACTTTCACGCAACAAGTTCCCGAAAATGCAGACAGCTTTCTTCCTCTAAGGCCTCGTTTTCGTTAAACGAGCGCGAGGTCACTTGGTTGTGTCTCCACGCGTTCAAAACTTcgttgcaaaagaaacctcGCTATGGTGAGATTTCACACTTCCTTACAACTGGGCTATCGCGTATTGGATATCCCTCGAAGGATTTGCGGAAAGCCACGGACTCTGCCCAACACGCAGTGATAAAGGAGATACGGTGA